In Cupriavidus taiwanensis, the following proteins share a genomic window:
- a CDS encoding polysaccharide deacetylase family protein, producing MARIRALRSATINKWLAAVALACGMPLAQQAAAAPATRACPAGTLYLTFDTGSMSQAQLIADTLRRHQIRATFFLANEPTVRKDGSLDPSWAPYWKSLVADGHAFGTHTFDHVYLRSVRAGQVTMRPQFGARAGQDVAMDQAGFCKELRRSAEALRAMTGADMVPLWRAPGGRTAPQTLQWAEQCGFRHVGWAPAGFLGDELSSERYPNAVLLQRALSSLRDGDIAMAHLGIWSRQDPWAPAVLEPLLTGLERKGFCFATLREHPAYRDWIARPIGTQEGAR from the coding sequence ATGGCACGGATCAGGGCATTGCGCTCCGCGACGATCAACAAGTGGCTGGCCGCTGTGGCGCTGGCGTGCGGCATGCCGCTGGCGCAGCAAGCCGCTGCCGCGCCGGCCACCAGGGCATGCCCGGCCGGCACGCTCTACCTGACCTTCGACACCGGCAGCATGAGCCAGGCGCAGCTGATCGCCGACACGCTGCGGCGCCACCAGATCCGCGCCACCTTCTTCCTGGCCAACGAGCCGACGGTGCGCAAGGACGGTTCGCTCGACCCGTCGTGGGCCCCTTACTGGAAGTCGCTGGTGGCCGACGGCCACGCCTTCGGCACGCATACCTTCGATCATGTCTATCTGCGCAGCGTGCGCGCCGGCCAGGTGACCATGCGGCCGCAGTTCGGCGCGCGGGCGGGCCAGGACGTGGCCATGGACCAGGCCGGCTTCTGCAAGGAATTGCGGCGCAGCGCCGAGGCGCTCCGCGCCATGACCGGAGCGGACATGGTGCCGCTGTGGCGCGCCCCGGGCGGCCGCACCGCGCCGCAGACGCTGCAATGGGCCGAACAATGCGGCTTCCGCCATGTCGGCTGGGCGCCGGCCGGCTTCCTGGGCGATGAGCTGTCTTCGGAGCGCTATCCCAACGCCGTGCTGCTGCAGCGCGCGCTGTCCAGCCTGCGCGACGGCGATATCGCCATGGCGCACCTGGGCATCTGGTCGCGGCAGGATCCGTGGGCGCCAGCGGTGCTCGAGCCGCTGCTGACCGGCCTGGAGCGCAAGGGCTTCTGCTTCGCGACGCTGCGCGAACACCCGGCCTATCGCGACTGGATCGCGCGGCCCATTGGAACCCAGGAGGGCGCACGCTGA
- a CDS encoding DUF4124 domain-containing protein, with protein MDAFSRTARRTHAMPRSVHQSRRRFPVLVSAAALALGVWAAPSLAQSSDVYVCTGPNGVPEYRNGNAGKGCKKLNLPEVVTVPGGRIAAPAKSAGSSATTAASTGFPRVDSATQRSRDSERRTVLTQELQAEEAKLQGLRAEYNNGQPERQGNERNYQKYLDRTAALRDDIARSEANAASLRRELGNLKD; from the coding sequence ATGGATGCCTTTTCCCGCACGGCCCGCCGGACTCATGCCATGCCTCGTTCCGTGCACCAAAGCCGACGCCGATTCCCCGTTCTGGTGAGCGCCGCGGCGCTGGCGCTGGGCGTGTGGGCCGCGCCGTCGCTGGCGCAGTCCTCGGATGTCTATGTCTGCACCGGGCCCAATGGCGTGCCGGAGTACCGCAACGGCAATGCCGGCAAGGGTTGCAAGAAGCTGAACCTGCCCGAGGTCGTGACCGTGCCGGGCGGGCGCATTGCCGCACCGGCCAAGAGTGCCGGCAGCAGCGCCACGACCGCCGCCAGCACCGGTTTCCCGCGCGTGGACAGCGCCACCCAGCGCAGCCGCGACAGCGAGCGCCGCACCGTGCTGACGCAGGAGCTGCAGGCCGAGGAGGCCAAGCTGCAGGGGCTGCGCGCCGAATACAACAACGGCCAGCCGGAGCGCCAGGGCAACGAGCGCAACTACCAGAAATACCTCGACCGCACCGCCGCGCTGCGCGACGACATTGCCCGCAGCGAGGCCAACGCGGCGTCGCTGCGGCGCGAGCTCGGCAACCTGAAGGACTAG
- a CDS encoding competence/damage-inducible protein A — MGFGLIVIGDEILSGRREDKHLRRTIELLGARGLALDWAEYVGDDRARITATLRRTLAGPDVVFCTGGIGATPDDHTRQCAAAALGVSLVLHPEARELIALRIAETAGGDPVKGDLTLPENQHRFKMGEFPEGARIIPNSYNRIPGFSVGHHHFMPGFPVMAWPMMEWVLDHDYAHLFHQVSQQERAFYVFEAPESTLTPLMEKVESAHPGIRVFSLPSVGDVQRGDRFARRHIDLGVKGPAELLAPAYAMLLEGVQAMGYETVEQPPRQATQA; from the coding sequence ATGGGTTTCGGCCTGATCGTGATTGGCGACGAGATTCTGTCCGGGCGGCGCGAAGACAAGCACCTGCGCCGCACCATCGAACTGCTGGGCGCGCGCGGCCTGGCGCTGGACTGGGCCGAGTATGTCGGCGACGACCGCGCCCGCATCACCGCCACGCTGCGGCGCACGCTGGCCGGCCCCGACGTGGTGTTCTGCACCGGCGGCATCGGCGCCACGCCCGACGACCACACGCGCCAGTGCGCGGCGGCGGCGCTGGGCGTGTCGCTGGTGCTGCATCCCGAGGCGCGCGAACTGATCGCGCTGCGCATTGCCGAAACCGCCGGGGGCGACCCGGTCAAGGGCGACCTGACGCTGCCGGAGAACCAGCACCGCTTCAAGATGGGCGAGTTCCCCGAGGGCGCGCGCATCATTCCCAACAGCTATAACCGCATCCCCGGCTTCTCGGTCGGCCACCATCATTTCATGCCGGGCTTCCCGGTGATGGCGTGGCCGATGATGGAGTGGGTGCTGGACCACGACTATGCGCACCTGTTCCACCAGGTCTCGCAGCAGGAGCGGGCCTTCTACGTGTTCGAGGCGCCGGAGTCGACGCTGACCCCGCTGATGGAGAAGGTCGAGTCGGCGCATCCGGGCATCCGCGTGTTCAGCCTGCCGTCGGTCGGCGACGTGCAGCGCGGCGACCGCTTCGCGCGCCGCCATATCGACCTGGGAGTCAAGGGCCCGGCCGAGCTGCTGGCCCCCGCCTATGCGATGCTGCTCGAAGGCGTGCAGGCGATGGGGTACGAGACCGTGGAGCAGCCGCCGCGTCAGGCAACGCAGGCCTAG
- a CDS encoding EI24 domain-containing protein, whose amino-acid sequence MNDIFRSFGRALVSQLHPRMLMLTVLPFVLATLLWGGLLWWGWDPIMGATRSFLETSILTSWIYSALDWFGLQSMRSIVAPLFVAALAIPLVIASMLMFIGVFSVPAVVRHLERSYPELAKAHGGSVLGSVFHSLGSTLVFLSLVLVTLPLWLIPPFFALIPPVLWGWLTYRVMTYDALADHASAEERKTLVRRHRTPLLVIGVAVGLLGSAPTILWVSSAAVIFLFPFVLAGTLWLYVLIFIFSALWFGHFCLRALAQLRAERAAVPARPPAAPPSGGDVIDLAPHDVRRIENS is encoded by the coding sequence ATGAACGATATCTTCCGCTCGTTTGGCCGCGCGCTGGTCAGCCAGCTGCATCCGCGCATGCTGATGCTGACCGTGCTGCCTTTCGTCCTGGCCACGCTACTGTGGGGCGGCCTGCTCTGGTGGGGCTGGGACCCCATCATGGGCGCCACGCGCAGCTTCCTGGAAACCTCGATCCTGACCAGCTGGATCTACAGCGCGCTCGACTGGTTCGGGCTGCAATCGATGCGCTCCATCGTGGCGCCGCTGTTCGTCGCGGCGCTGGCGATCCCACTGGTGATCGCCTCGATGCTGATGTTCATCGGCGTGTTCTCGGTGCCGGCGGTGGTGCGCCACCTCGAGCGCAGCTACCCGGAGCTGGCCAAGGCCCACGGCGGCAGCGTGCTGGGCAGCGTGTTCCACTCGCTCGGCAGCACCCTGGTGTTCCTGTCGCTGGTGCTGGTGACGCTGCCGCTGTGGCTGATCCCGCCGTTCTTTGCGCTGATTCCGCCGGTGCTGTGGGGCTGGCTGACCTACCGCGTGATGACGTATGACGCGCTCGCCGACCACGCCAGCGCCGAAGAGCGCAAGACGCTGGTGCGGCGCCATCGCACACCGCTGCTGGTGATCGGCGTGGCGGTGGGGCTGCTGGGCTCGGCGCCGACGATACTGTGGGTGTCTTCGGCGGCGGTGATCTTCCTGTTCCCGTTCGTGCTGGCCGGCACGCTCTGGCTCTATGTGCTGATCTTTATTTTCTCGGCGTTGTGGTTCGGCCATTTCTGCCTGCGCGCGCTGGCGCAGCTGCGGGCCGAACGCGCGGCCGTGCCGGCCCGGCCGCCTGCCGCCCCGCCGTCGGGCGGGGACGTCATTGACCTGGCGCCGCACGACGTGCGCCGCATCGAAAACTCCTGA
- a CDS encoding rhodanese-like domain-containing protein: MTTRDDLLQAARQRQEQNQLPYFGALSPQEAYALLQNDPSAVLVDVRTQAELDWVGGVDVPDAQFAHVEWMSYPGGAQNARFVEELRARVPSDVPVLFLCRSAARSKHAARVATEAGYHFAMDVLEGFEGNRDDHHHRKTVEGWCVRGLPWHGA; the protein is encoded by the coding sequence ATGACCACCCGAGACGATCTCCTCCAGGCCGCCCGCCAGCGCCAGGAACAAAACCAGTTGCCGTACTTCGGCGCGCTGTCGCCGCAGGAAGCCTATGCCCTGCTGCAGAACGACCCTTCCGCCGTGCTGGTGGACGTGCGCACGCAGGCCGAGCTGGACTGGGTCGGCGGCGTCGACGTGCCCGACGCGCAGTTCGCCCATGTCGAATGGATGTCCTACCCGGGCGGCGCGCAGAACGCGCGCTTTGTCGAGGAACTGCGCGCGCGCGTGCCGTCCGACGTGCCGGTGCTGTTCCTGTGCCGCAGCGCGGCGCGCTCCAAGCACGCGGCGCGGGTGGCCACCGAAGCCGGCTACCACTTCGCCATGGATGTGCTGGAAGGTTTCGAAGGCAACCGCGACGACCACCACCACCGCAAGACCGTCGAGGGCTGGTGCGTGCGCGGCCTGCCGTGGCATGGCGCCTGA
- a CDS encoding sterol desaturase family protein, translated as MWETLNGWIGQIEGTLFQDVVLPVVYDLGFGRYAEEAFTGTEWLLVGLVQIAVMALILGPLEKWRPVEAVADRAAIRTDIFYTVIHRLGLFRLAMFFLLAPLTDALEGHLRLMGWHRINVEDWWPGVTSVPLVSFFVYLLLFDLLDYWYHRLSHSFRWWWHLHAVHHSQRQMTLWSDNRNHLLDDMLRDLVFALVALGVGVEPSQYVLLVALSQLLQSLQHANLRLHFGSLGERLLISPRFHRTHHAVGIGHEADGAPAKLGGCNYGVIFPWWDMLFGTAVFTETYHPTGIRDQLPPPVGKGHDYGTGFLAHQWYGIKRLLRLR; from the coding sequence ATGTGGGAGACGCTGAACGGCTGGATCGGCCAGATCGAAGGCACGCTGTTCCAGGACGTGGTGCTGCCCGTGGTCTATGACCTCGGCTTCGGCCGCTATGCCGAGGAAGCCTTCACCGGCACCGAATGGCTGCTGGTGGGGCTGGTGCAGATCGCGGTGATGGCGCTGATCCTCGGGCCGCTGGAGAAATGGCGCCCGGTCGAGGCCGTGGCCGACCGGGCCGCGATCCGCACCGACATCTTCTACACCGTGATCCACCGCCTCGGCCTGTTCCGGCTGGCGATGTTCTTCCTGCTGGCGCCGCTCACAGACGCGCTCGAAGGCCACCTGCGGCTGATGGGCTGGCACCGCATCAATGTGGAAGACTGGTGGCCGGGCGTGACCTCGGTGCCGCTGGTCAGCTTCTTTGTCTACCTGCTGCTGTTCGACCTGCTCGATTACTGGTACCACCGGCTGTCGCACTCGTTCCGCTGGTGGTGGCACCTGCATGCGGTGCACCACAGCCAGCGCCAGATGACGCTGTGGAGCGACAACCGCAACCACCTGCTCGACGACATGCTGCGCGACCTGGTGTTTGCGCTGGTGGCGCTGGGGGTGGGCGTGGAGCCGTCGCAGTACGTGCTGCTGGTGGCGCTGTCGCAGCTGCTGCAGAGCCTGCAGCATGCCAACCTGCGGCTGCACTTCGGCTCCCTCGGCGAGCGGCTGCTGATCTCGCCGCGCTTTCACCGCACCCACCACGCGGTCGGCATCGGCCATGAAGCCGACGGTGCGCCGGCAAAGCTGGGCGGCTGCAACTACGGCGTGATCTTTCCCTGGTGGGACATGCTGTTCGGCACCGCGGTCTTCACCGAGACCTACCATCCCACCGGCATCCGCGACCAGCTGCCGCCGCCGGTCGGCAAGGGCCACGACTACGGCACGGGCTTCCTGGCCCACCAGTGGTACGGCATCAAGCGGCTGCTGCGGCTGCGCTGA
- a CDS encoding beta-propeller fold lactonase family protein, protein MFALRRWVAGGITVGAFALGLMAVPARAEVVVILNSGDATVTLIDKDTQKVLETFPIGKEPHHLIATPDDKSLIVANAVGNDLVFLDPVSGKVQQRVPNVDDPYQIGFSPDQKWFVATGNRLDRVDVYRWDGKALKLAKQYPLAKTPSHIAFTADSRIAFITLQDSNEVAAIDLVTQNVMWRMETGSAPAGIWVTPDQKYLLVGMTGADYVAVIDWRTRTVVKQIQTGKGAHNFRAVGDRRHLFLSNRVTGSISIIDQQTLSKVGDITGLPPGPDDMELTADGKTLWVTFRWARSVGLVDVASRKLVKTVRVGRSPHGIYFRTRAPLY, encoded by the coding sequence ATGTTCGCATTGCGGCGGTGGGTGGCTGGTGGGATCACGGTGGGCGCGTTCGCGCTGGGCCTGATGGCGGTGCCGGCTCGGGCGGAAGTGGTGGTGATCCTCAATTCGGGTGATGCCACCGTCACGCTGATCGACAAGGACACGCAGAAGGTGCTCGAGACCTTCCCGATCGGCAAGGAGCCTCACCACCTGATCGCCACGCCCGACGACAAATCGCTGATCGTCGCCAATGCGGTCGGCAACGACCTGGTCTTCCTGGATCCGGTCAGCGGCAAGGTCCAGCAGCGCGTGCCCAATGTCGACGACCCGTACCAGATCGGCTTCTCGCCGGACCAGAAGTGGTTTGTCGCCACCGGCAACCGGCTCGACCGCGTCGACGTGTACCGCTGGGATGGCAAGGCGCTGAAGCTGGCCAAGCAGTATCCGCTGGCCAAGACGCCGAGCCATATCGCCTTTACCGCCGACAGCCGCATCGCCTTCATCACGCTGCAGGACTCCAACGAAGTGGCCGCCATCGACCTGGTCACCCAAAACGTGATGTGGCGCATGGAAACCGGTTCGGCGCCGGCGGGAATCTGGGTCACCCCGGACCAGAAATACCTGCTGGTGGGGATGACCGGGGCCGACTACGTCGCCGTGATCGACTGGCGCACCCGCACCGTGGTCAAGCAGATCCAGACCGGCAAGGGCGCGCACAACTTCCGCGCCGTCGGCGACCGGCGCCACCTGTTCCTCAGCAACCGCGTCACCGGCAGCATCAGCATCATCGACCAGCAGACGCTGAGCAAGGTCGGCGACATCACCGGCCTGCCGCCGGGGCCGGACGACATGGAGCTCACCGCCGACGGCAAGACCCTGTGGGTGACCTTCCGCTGGGCGCGCTCGGTCGGGCTGGTCGACGTGGCCAGCCGCAAGCTGGTCAAGACCGTGCGGGTCGGGCGCTCGCCGCACGGGATCTATTTCCGCACGCGCGCGCCGCTGTACTGA
- a CDS encoding 3-hydroxylaminophenol mutase, with amino-acid sequence MAHSVADVMKLVKENDVKFVDFRFTDTKGKEQHVSVPVSHFDEDKFESGHAFDGSSIAGWKGIEASDMLLMPDSNTAHIDPFYEEPTLVLSCDVIEPSDGKGYDRDPRSIAKRAEAYLKSTGLGDTAFFGPEPEFFIFDGVTWNVDMQGCFVKIHSEEAPWSSAKEFEHGNSGHRPGKKGGYFPVAPIDTFQDMRSEMCLILESLGIPVEVHHHEVAGQGQNEIGTKFSTLVQRADWTQLQKYVIQNVAHTYGKTATFMPKPIVGDNGSGMHVHQSVWKDGQNLFAGNGYAGLSEFALYYIGGIIKHARALNAITNPGTNSYKRLVPGFEAPVKLAYSARNRSASIRIPYVANPKGRRIETRFPDPLMNPYLGFSALLMAGLDGVMNKIHPGEAADKNLYDLPPEEDAKIPTVCSSLDQALEYLDNDREFLTRGGVFSNSMIDAYIELKMEEVTRFRMTTHPVEFEMYYSL; translated from the coding sequence ATGGCCCACAGCGTTGCAGACGTGATGAAGCTGGTGAAGGAAAACGACGTCAAGTTCGTCGATTTCCGCTTCACCGATACCAAAGGCAAGGAGCAACACGTGTCCGTGCCCGTGTCGCACTTCGATGAAGACAAGTTCGAGAGCGGCCACGCTTTCGACGGCTCGTCGATCGCCGGCTGGAAGGGTATCGAAGCTTCGGACATGCTGCTGATGCCCGATTCGAACACGGCCCACATCGACCCGTTCTACGAAGAGCCGACGCTGGTGCTGTCGTGCGACGTGATCGAGCCGTCGGACGGCAAGGGCTACGACCGCGATCCGCGTTCCATCGCCAAGCGCGCCGAAGCCTACCTGAAGAGCACCGGCCTGGGCGACACCGCCTTCTTCGGCCCGGAGCCCGAGTTCTTCATCTTCGACGGCGTGACCTGGAACGTCGACATGCAAGGCTGCTTCGTCAAGATCCATTCCGAAGAAGCCCCGTGGTCGTCGGCCAAGGAGTTCGAGCACGGCAACAGCGGCCACCGTCCGGGCAAGAAGGGCGGCTACTTCCCGGTCGCTCCGATCGACACCTTCCAGGACATGCGTTCGGAAATGTGCCTGATCCTGGAATCGCTGGGCATCCCGGTTGAAGTCCACCACCACGAAGTGGCGGGCCAGGGCCAGAACGAAATCGGCACCAAGTTCAGCACCCTGGTGCAGCGCGCCGACTGGACCCAGCTGCAGAAGTACGTGATCCAGAACGTGGCCCACACCTACGGCAAGACCGCCACCTTCATGCCGAAGCCCATCGTCGGCGACAACGGCTCGGGCATGCACGTGCACCAGTCGGTGTGGAAGGACGGCCAGAACCTGTTCGCCGGCAACGGCTACGCCGGCCTGTCGGAATTCGCGCTGTACTACATCGGCGGCATCATCAAGCACGCCCGCGCCCTGAACGCCATCACCAACCCGGGCACGAACTCGTACAAGCGCCTGGTGCCGGGCTTCGAGGCTCCGGTCAAGCTGGCCTACTCGGCCCGCAACCGTTCGGCTTCGATCCGCATCCCGTATGTGGCCAACCCGAAGGGCCGCCGCATCGAGACCCGCTTCCCGGATCCGCTGATGAACCCGTACCTGGGCTTCTCGGCGCTGCTGATGGCCGGCCTGGATGGCGTGATGAACAAGATCCACCCGGGCGAAGCCGCCGACAAGAACCTGTATGACCTGCCGCCGGAAGAGGACGCAAAGATCCCGACCGTGTGCTCGAGCCTGGACCAGGCGCTCGAGTACCTGGACAACGACCGCGAGTTCCTGACCCGTGGCGGCGTGTTCTCGAACTCGATGATCGACGCCTACATCGAACTGAAGATGGAAGAAGTCACGCGTTTCCGCATGACCACGCACCCGGTCGAGTTCGAGATGTACTACTCGCTGTAA